The sequence below is a genomic window from Lolium perenne isolate Kyuss_39 chromosome 4, Kyuss_2.0, whole genome shotgun sequence.
ATAGTTTTGGTCAACTATACAGACTGAAAAAGGAGAGTTCTCAGGGTGACACAGCGCAACGGCAAAAGATTTGATGACGAAGGTTGATACTACTAGAAAATTTGCAACCGTACTACTGTACTAGTATGAAAAACAGTTTGGATGAACGTGTCAGCAAGCGTCACAATGAAGATTGCTTGCAATAGCAGCAACAGTTTGGAAGAATTCAAGAACGTCACACACGAAACAAACCGAATTGCGTACACCCAATGACCCAACTAAGGCAAAGGTTCCTTAAAAAAAAACTAAGGAAAAGGCCAGTACCAACCTATCACAAAGAAATGCAGAGAACCCATCTACTACTTTATGGAAATATCCAAGAGAAAGCAACACTTGTGCTGCTTCCCTGAATCATGTGACAAAACCGATTCCAGCATTGCGAAGCCACATGGGAAGGAGTTGCTACGCATTTGGGGAAAAAATATCTCGAAGCACGATTAGCATTTGGAAACGGTTAAACTAAGCACGAAAGTGTTCCTAGATGCATTTCAGATTCGCCTCTTCTGAGAAGTACTAGTCTACGCAGTTGGACGAGCGCAGAAGGAGCAATTCTGCAAAGTCAATGCCGTAGCCTAGGACGAAATGGGGGACCAGTCCTAGAAACGCGGTCAATTATTCAGAATCAGACGTGCAGGAGAAGGAGGTGTAGGGATTGGGCCACGAACCTCGAGCTTGGAGAGCTTGGGCTCCGGCTTGGccgtgggcggcggcggaggaggcgcgtACTCCGGATGCGGCGGCGAAGGCGGCTTGTACTCCgggtgcggcggcggcgtcgggtGTGACTTGGTGGGGCGGTGGTGCGCCTCGTGCGGCGTGGGCGCGGGCCTGAGCTTGGGCGGGGACGGCGACTCGGGCGCCTGGATAGCGGACGCGGGCGCCGACGCGGCGTGGTCGAGCCCTGTCCCAGGCGTGGCGGCGGGGGTGAGCACCTGGACGATCTCGACGTCCCAGAGCACCCAGTCCTGCGTGGCGGAGCGGTGGGGCACGTCGTGCGTGACCGAGTTCCGCCACGGCGGCACGCCCCCGTTGGCCCTGAGGTACTTGACGTTGCCGCGGCCGGCGCCGGCGCGGGACTTGAAGCGCGCCTGGAAGCCGTCCTTGACGGGCTCCCACTCGACGGACGCGTCGGGGCGTCCGCCCGGGGCGGGGGCCACCTGCAGCACCTTGCGTCCCGTCATGCCGAGCAGGAAGGCCTCGCCGGAGGCGGCCAGGTAGCGGCCGTAGCGGCTGCGGAGGCGGATGGCGCCGGGCGCGTGCGGGACGGGCTCGACCGTCCAGCGCGCGTTGGGGGAGCTGCCGTTGCGGTCCTGCGTGACGTGCAGCTCGTCCTCGTCGGCGTAGAGGAACTTGTCGTGCCGGCTCTTGAGCCGCACCGCCTTGGCGTGCGTGAACAGCTCCATGTGCGCGCGGTGGGAGGACGGTGCGCTCCCTTCCGGATTGGAttcggcgaggcggcggcggtggtgggggAGGGGAATTCTCCCGGCCGACGGCGTATTTATGACGCGGCTGGCAGGCGGAGGCGGCGAGGTTGACGACGAGGCGAGCCGATGAGGGAGAGGTGAGGTGTAGTTGATCTGGTTTGCAGATGTGGGTTAATAAGAGGGGACCGTAGTGTCGCTGTGAGTGGGGCCGGAACGCGCTTGGTCCCACCTGTCGGTTGGGTTTGACTCGTTCGGCTGCACGTCGGGTGAGCTGGCGTGTTCGCGGAAATGATGCGGCTGGCTGTCCCGACTCAATTTGGAAACGATTTATTTTCCCACGGCGGCGTCCCCGGTCTCTTGCCCGTCGTGGTCGTGCCGCCAAATCTGAAAACTGATCTCGATTCACGGTTGGTAACACCAAGCAGCAGTACCATAAGTTTTCTTTAGTCCAACCAAAGGTTTGGTACGTAATTTTGTTGCGGTCTTTCTTTGCGCAAAGATACATCTGGCTACTTCTCTCTGTTTTTATATTTGGGTAGTATTAGTATATACTACTTTGTCAATCCTAAGAGCTGCAACGTAGCACTTTTTTTTACAAATAATTTCTTAGAagaaagaacaaagaaagaggatGTTATCTTCTCTTAGTTAAGGAATGATCCATTATTATAGAATAAGACAAGATAATTTTCTGCATTGTACTATATAGTATCTCATTTCAGCAACATATATCTACACCAAAAATTAATTAATTATCATTAATAGTAGAGGTGATAGTAAGAGATAATGCATCGTACACATTATAGCTATTACCTTCTCCAGATGATGCGGATGACTAACGAAAGATGTTTCTCTACATTGTATATCCTCTAAAATTAACAAAATTACTTAGATTTAGAAGAGGAAAAAAGTAAGATTTGTTtcatgggacagagggagtacgtGCAATCCAAAATTAACACAATTAGATTTATCATGGAATATATTTTTGTACTGTACATAGATCGAGATAAAGCTTTTGGTTCCGTTATAAAGAAATTGTACGATATCTATgtagtatgttcttgatagttttTCATAAAAGTTGGTCGACCTTAACTTAGCATAACTTTTCCGAAAGAAATATAGCCATATTTTTTGCAACTGAGGGAGTAAGTTAAGATGACACCGCAACCGGTTTGATTAGCAGCAGTACTCTACATGTGGAAGCACATGGCGTTCTACTATTTGTAGCTCACAACCAGTCTTGCACCGATGTAACACGCTCATCCGACGACACTGTAGTACTGTACCGTCAAAAGATCGGTAGCTCGAAACGCAAGTGCCGACAGACCGACTGGCAGCTCTCCACGTACGTGCCGCGCCTGTCGTGTGAATGATCGGTCAGCGATATGTGCTGACGCGGCAGGACCGCAGGAAGGGGCCCGTCTGCCTGTCCATCGAGCCGATTTCAGACGTGTCCGCCGTCGCAACCGTGTATAGTCAAGAGTTCGGCTTGACCTGCACCCTCCGGTCGATCGGTCGACTAGTGCCGACCGCACTATGGCACTGCTCCGCCGTGCAGTCCGGCCCGGAAATCCTCGTCGCGTCGCATGCAGCCGGCGTGCACTCAACCGCGTGCCTGCATATACGCGTCGGATTCAGTGCGTCACTGTTGTTGCTTCATCTACTAGTAGTACGTTCTGGAAACCTTCTCTTGGATTTAATTGCAACCTCAAACGGCCGCCAAGGAAGTATTGCTCTGTGTTTTCTACGCGCAACGGAGAAGCTTTGCGATTAAGAATGCGCCAGGGTGGCTGCAGCAGAACAGACACGCTAAAGAAAGGAAAGGAAGTAATTTTCATGCGACCGATTAAGTGTGAACCAGTACCACTAGTCTCACTATACGAGCACTTAACCGAAAAATGGCTTTGGCGACCAAGCTCCATGGAGCATTTCTTTGATAATAAAAGAATTGAAAATTTTCGACAGGTAATTTAAAAGTTACATGGATGTATTACCTTGTCTTTTAGGCTCAGAAAAACAGGATAAATTTTAGAACATTTGAATTTATACCATGCTTCCTTCTTTTTGAAACATGAAATAAATGCAGACGGTCGCAAATACGTATATACGCCCCTTATGAACGAATGCATGCACCTCCTACCTTTATAAGCACATctgaatcaaaaaaaaaaaaattatccaGGACGAGAACCAAAACCTATGGTTGAAGTTAGTGACACCGTTTACCACATTGTCCTGAGCCCAACTCGGTTTGTTTAACGaaggatttcttttcttttcccacgGCAGCGTTCCCGCCGGTCTCTTGCCCGTCGCTCGCGCTGCCAAAACTGAAAACTGCTTCCTGACACGTACAAAACTGACACGCCAGCATCGATCAGGTTTCGTATTGTTCTTGGCCCAAAGGTTTGGTACTAATTTCGTTGTGGTCTTTCTTTGTGCAAGGAAGGATATCTTTAATTGGTTATTACGTGTTAGTATCAAATTGGGGTAGTAGTCGGATCTTGGTaggatcacacataatttcacgtTCACCGCGAGTTCAGTGTTTTTTTAGAATACTTTGGCAGACTGTATTAGATTTCTATTTTTGAAATCAGAAGTGGTACCACCTAACAAATGGTGCCACCGGTGGCTTTATGCTAACAACTCTCGTCGCTAATGATGAGAAATGTAGGCGAGAACCAACctatggttggatggttaggagggcagtggcacccctagttcaccagagttcaaatcctagatttgatacTTTGGTATCTCATAAGGCAGAATATTCTTCAGTGGAAGGCGACGATCTCGTCGATAGCGAGGCGCCTGtgatgacttcgtcaatct
It includes:
- the LOC127292341 gene encoding uncharacterized protein, whose protein sequence is MELFTHAKAVRLKSRHDKFLYADEDELHVTQDRNGSSPNARWTVEPVPHAPGAIRLRSRYGRYLAASGEAFLLGMTGRKVLQVAPAPGGRPDASVEWEPVKDGFQARFKSRAGAGRGNVKYLRANGGVPPWRNSVTHDVPHRSATQDWVLWDVEIVQVLTPAATPGTGLDHAASAPASAIQAPESPSPPKLRPAPTPHEAHHRPTKSHPTPPPHPEYKPPSPPHPEYAPPPPPPTAKPEPKLSKLESSYTFSAALHKVEGRAIHYLIADDNGDVEDDIESQTFTFNGSSLEELTDKLQEETGIDDLIVCTRSPINGKLIPLLLRLPPNNAAMHIVLVRESSKVAETFPFPYGS